The Hymenobacter swuensis DY53 genome includes the window TTTGCCCGCTTCAATACGAGGAGCGGAATGATTGCCACCCCCAAAAGTGCTTCTTAGCAGGCAGGGGCGCTGGCAATGACTCCCATGCGGGAGGCTTCGCTCGGGCGCCGGGCGCAACATGCTTGGTAGAGGAGTTGACAGATAGGTTGGCTGCTATCCCTTCGTAAGCAAGCTGCCGATCAGGAAATAGTCGACCGGTGTACAAGAGGAGCAGGCAATAGGGGAACATTGGCCCGCTCATGCTCGATAAGAATACAACACTGGAGTATGTCCGCCGCCTTTACCCGGTTTCAGCCAAATAGAATGATGAACCCTCTGTCAGTCGCCCGGGAGAGGCAACGGATGCTGCGTTGCTATTGCTGTTCCGGAAAGGCCGCCTGCAGACGGTGGATTTCTGAATTCCGTGCTGATGGGCTAAAAGCCCTGTTTTGCTACACCTTCCTTGGTAATCTTCACCGGCAGGATGCGGCCCTGCGTATCGAAATACATCCGGTCGATGCAGGTGATGCGGTGGTTTTGGTCGGTTTCGGTAAGAGGCCGGCGGTGATACACGATGTACCACGTATCCTTACCCGGCCCCTGCACCACTGAGTGGTGCCCGGCCCCGGTGGCTACGGCCGGATCCTGCTGCAGAATCCTGCCTGCCCGCTGCCAGGGTCCCAGCGGCGAATCGGCTACGGCGTAGGCCACCGAGTAGTCAGGCCCCGTCCAACCACCTTCCGACCACATGAAGTAGTATTTGCCGTCGCGCCGAAACATAAATGGCCCTTCCACATAGTTCTGTGGCGTAATTTCTCTGAACGTGCTGCCGTCGGGGAAAGGCAGAAAGCCGGTGAAATCGGGCTTGAGGCGCGCAATGTTGCAGTGCGACCAGCCGCCGTACAGCATATAGTACTGCCCATCCGTGTCCTGAAACACAAACTGGTCGATGGGTTGGGCACCGTTGTGAATGTTGCCGATGAGCGGCTTGCCCAGATAGTCTTTGAACGGGCCTTGCGGCCGGTCGGCCACAGCCACCCCGATGCCGCCCGTTTCGCCTTCGTGCACATCGTTGGCCCCGAAGAACAGGAAGTATTTGCCACCGTTCCGGATTACTGACGGTGCCCACATAGCGCGCCGGGCCCATGTAACGCGGGCAGTATCTATAATGCGCGGATGCTTGGTCCAGTGCACCAGATCGGGCGACGAAAAGGCATCCAGAAATACCTGCTCATCAAACGGCGCGGAGTAGGTAGGGTACACCCAGTACGTTTTACCGAAAACAACGGCCTCGGGGTCGGCGTACCAGCCGGGAAAAATGGGGTTGCCGGACCAAGTGGTCGTGGTGACGGTTTTCGGCTTGGCGGAGGCCGGTTTGGTGGTTTGGGCCAGCGCGGTTTGAGTGAGCAACAGGCTAGGCAGCGTAAGCAAGAGCAGGCGTCTCTTCATGACGGCATACATACGGAGAAAATTCCAAGCCTGCTACTCAGTATGCAATGGAACAGCAGCAGAACCGCACCCCTGCGTATCCTGGTGTCCAGCGGCTGGAGCCGCACAATTTGAACAACGCCAGCAACGCCAGGACGCGCACGGGGCTTTACCTCGCCAGTAGCTCTCGTACCTGCGTGTAGCGGATATCCGGATAGCGGGCATTATCCAGCGTTGGCAGCTTGGCCTGGCCGCTAAGCATATTGTGCAGGTACTGCATCCCCTGCCAGGGCGGAAATACCTCGTCGTTGGCCGGCATCAGAGTGCGTGTCACCTTAATCATGCTTTGCAGTACTCCCAGACTTCCCACCCGAAATAGCTTAAACGGGTGCCCTGCGGCCGCGCTGGCCGCTGCCTGCAGCCCCCGAATAGTAGCCACTTCGCCGGCCACGCGCAAAAAGCGTGGCGTGGTAGGGTCAAGAGCGGCCGCCGCCGTGAAATTAGCGGTGTCCACCATGGTAGTAAAGTCCAGCGGCTGGTCGGCATCACCCCAGTATACTACCCGGCGTGGTCCTGGTAGTACTACTGGCGCCTGGCCTTTCAGCAAGTCCATAAACATGCCGTTGAGAATAGATGTGGCCTGAATAGGGGCCTTTTCGAGCCGGCGCTGAAACTCCCGGCGTAAATCGAAGTTCCGGTTAGAACCCTCGGGAAGCGTGGTAAAATCGGCTGAGAAGTCAGAAGGAATGAATCGCGGGGCACCCGCTGCCACGGCCGCATCGAGCAGGCGTGTCTGCGTGTCCACAATACTATCGCGCAGCCCCGAAAGGGCTGATACCACGCAGGCCGCGCCGGTGCAGGCGCGGGTAAGGTCGGCTACGCTGTTGAAGTTCGTCTCCACTACTTCTACTCCCTGCAGCCGCAACGATTCCGCCTCGGCTTTGCGGCTGGATTCCGGCCGAACCAGGGCCCGAACGGTGGCACCTCGCCGGCGCAGATGATGGGCAATCAGCAAGCCCAGACCACCAGTGGCACCCGCCAGCACAATGGGAGCGGCAGTAGAAGTGAGGGTAGAAGCCGAGGGCAACACTTGTTCAGGAACGGTAGGCAGCATGGTAATCGGGTTAGTCGTAATATCCATACGTCTACCCGGCCCGCCAGTTCAAATAAAACGGTTGCTGCACGGGCTTTGGCAGGCCGTCAGGCCCGTTATGCTGAGCGAAGCGCAATCGAAGCCTCTCTACCGCTTCATCTGCACGATTGAATTAGGCAGAGGTAGAGAGCCAGACAAAGCATAACATGCCTGTGTCTGGCTCAATCGGTTTTTCAGCTTTCCGCACCGTCTGCTCGACCGCTAAAAATTCTGGTTACCTGCAAGCTGATGGGTACGGGACCAGCGGGGCGCGAAGGAGGCAGTAGCGGGCATAAACCGACTTTCCAATACACGCTTCACGCTGTAGCCCCAGGCGTCCCAGTTCAGGCGCTGCTCAAAGAGTTGGCGCGAGGAAGCACACAGCCGGGCGTACTGCGCCGGATCTTCGAAGACGGGTTTGATGGCGGCAGCAAACTCCCGGCCTCGGGCCGCCAGACTGAGCCGGTAACCGTTCACGCCCTCCTCCACAAATTCAGCTATGCCACCGGTATCAGTCGTGAAGGAAGGCAGCCCGAAGGCGCTGGCCTCGCAGAAGACAATGGCGGCACACTCCGCCCGGGTTGGCAGTAGGAAAAAATCAGCGGCCAGATACAGGCCATCCAACTGCTCCCGCTGATGCGGGTCATTCTTATCCAGAAACGGAACAACCGTCAGATTCTCATGCTCGAAACCAGTTGGTGGCACACAGCCGCAAATGGTCAGGTGGGCGTCAATGCCTAGCTGGCGCAGTTCCAGCAACGTTTCAAAGGCTATTTCGCCGCCCTTGCGCCCCCATTCTACCCCCACAAAAAGCAGATGGCAAGTGGAAGTGCGCTTAGGCTGCAACACGGTGTCGCGGGGCAATACCTGCGCCATATTGGCTCCAAAAGGCTGCACCAGCACGTTGCGCCGAGCTGCCCCGAAGTCCTGCACGGCCGACTGCGCCGCCCAACGCGAGGAAAACAGCAATAAGCTAGCCTTCTTGATGGCCCGCTGCTCAATGTACGTCAGCTCACGCTTGGACACAGGCAGCAGGTTGGAGAGGCCTGCGTAGTAGTCAATCAACTGCGAGATGGTAGAGTCGCCGCAGTATACAATCGGAATATTGGTGCGCAGATAGGCTAGCTCAGTGTACGCAGCCGGCGCAAAAATCACATCGAAGCGGCGGCCCCGGAGTCGGGCCCCGAAAATGAGCCCATAGATTCTGGAGACCAGCAAGCTGACGCTATAATGGTAGCGCTTGCCGCCCGTCAGCCACCCAATAACCTTATTCAGCCGGTTGCCCAGCGCAAACAGGTAGCGGAGCGAAACCGGCCCCAGGTATTCTACATCGCCCACATGCTTTTCCAGGGTCTGGCCCAGCATGTAGTGCAGCCCCGACCAAGAGCGTCGGTCGTGCGGGTCGTTGGCAGTAAGAAAGGCAATGCGCAGGCGTCGGGGTTGTGGCGTCATACAACAGGAGCAGTAAAGAGGTAAACTAAAAGCGTTGGTGGGAGCCGGAAACTGATTTTCTCAGGTGAAAACCTAACCCAATTGCCACACCAGACCGCCCTGGCAATTGCCGGACGCGGCCGCACTAAAGCGTACTGCACTACCCAAATGCTTATTCCCAACAACAGAACCCGGTTATCCGGGCCTGCTGCCGTAACGTAAGCACGCAGGGTTACTTTGTTCTTGCGTAGAGCTTTTTATCCATTCCACTTCTGGGGTTTCTGATGTCTTGCTCTCGCTATTGCAAGCACACCCAATGGTTCTTCCTCGTCTACTGCCTGCCACGCGTTTTGGGGTGACGCGGGTGAGCAAATCCTGGCGTATGTGGGACTACGCGCACAGCTATTTCCGGGGGCAATTTACAGGCTGCCGCGAAAAAACAAGCGTTTTTGGCCCGTTGGTGCCATCAGACCGTTGCTACGCCTGAGCTTGGCAACGGTCTGATGGCAAGTTGAGTTGTTGTTCTCACACTATAGCACATAGCGGATAAAACCACGATAAACGTTGCAAAACCCCCGAAACGCACAAGTATCCTACCTGATGTGGTGTTGTCCTAAAATGGGAAATTTAGGAGTGTGGACGACGAGAAAAAGAAAAAAATATTTTTTGTTATAGCCTCAAAAGGCCAGATTTTTAGTTGGGTGAGCAGTCAGAAATTAGGCTACATCTGTTTCTATATCCTTGCCAATGGAATGCCTATACATGGAAGTATACCGGGTTAATCAGAAGCGTTACGGGTCAGAGTCGAAAATAAAGCCTACCTTTACATCGTTAAAGGCAAATCGTCTCGTTTCACTATCTTAATTCAGCTTATTGAATTAATTATAGGATTCCGCTGCAGCTTGCTTCATCATCCATCACCTCCTTTTAAGCATCATGCAGACGGGAACCGTAAAATTTTTCAATGAAACCAAAGGGTTTGGTTTCATCAACAACGCCGAAACCGGCGAAGACATCTTCGTACACGTAACCGGCCTCATTGACGAAATTCGCGACAATGACAAGGTAGAATTCGAAGTGGAGCAGGGCCGTAAGGGCCTGAACGCTGTAAAAGTGCGTCGCGCTTAGTCCAGCCCGCTTTGTAGCTAGAAAGAGGCTTCTCCGAAGGGAGAAGCCTCTTTTTTTGTGTCAATGTGCCAACGGCTCAAGCCTTGGGGGTGGGGCAGTACTGCTGCCAGCCGGGCAGTCGTGCCGGTTCGGATAAAGGCAAATGCGCTGTGAGTGATTGGAAAAGCTGAGGTTCCGGGTGTTTATTTGTGCACCCAACTTCTCCCACCCAACTCCACATGCAAGCCACTACTTCCGTTTTCATGGTGCGGCCTACGCGGTTCACCTTCAATGCCGAAACGGCTCATTCCAACCATTTTCAGGGATTTGTGGCCGGCCTCGATGATAGTGCTATTCAGGCGCGTGCTTTTGAGGAGTTTGACGCTATGGTAGCCCGGCTGCGGGCCCACGGCGTGCAGGTACTGGTGTTTGAGGATACTGCGGAGCCCCACACACCCGACGCGGTGTTTCCTAACAACTGGGGTACTTTTCACCCCGATGGCCGCGCTTTACTTTACCCAATGTGCGCCCTGAACCGCCGCGCCGAACGACGTCCCGATATTCTGGAGGCGCTGGGACAACAGTTTACACTGCGGGAAATAGTGGATTTGTCGGGCCATGAGCAGCAGGGGCGGTTTCTGGAAGGAACCGGCAGCATTATTTTCGACCACCTCCACCATGTGGCGTATGCCTGTCTCTCGGCGCGTACGGAGCAGGCGTTGTTTGCGGAAGTTTGCATTCGTCTTGGGTATCGGCCCGTAGCTTTTCACGCTTACGATGCGCTACGGCAGGAAATCTACCATACCAACGTGATGATGTGCGTAGGGACAGAGTTTGCGGTGATTTGCCTGGAAAGTATTACAGATGCGGCCGAGCGAACCGCAGTGGTAGCCTCACTCACGGGCACGGGCCACGAAATCATTGCCATCAGCTTGGAGCAGGTGGCCTGCTTCGCCGGGAATATGCTGGAGCTGCGCTCAGCGGCTGGAACGCCGCTGTTGGCCATGTCGCAGAGTGCGCATAATGCTCTGACGCCCGCGCAACGCCACGCCCTCAGCCAGTACGCCGAGCTATTGCCGTTAGCTATTCCAACCATTGAAACCATTGGCGGCGGCAGTGCCCGCTGTATGCTGGCAGAAGTATTTCTACCGGCCGCTGAGAAGGCAGGAATATAGACAACGGATTCGATCCTGTAAAATGGCCACGTTGAACCGAGTTCAGCGTGGCCCTTATGCCATTACCCGGCTGGTACCTGATGGCTACTGTTGCGCGGGGGTATTTTCGTTTAGCCCCAAAACGGCACTAGTGTGGGCGCGGAGCTGCGCTACCAATTGTGGCTCATCGTTCAGGTTTTTGCCGAAAGAAGGAATCATTTCGCGCATTTTGGCCTGCCAGGCCGGCGTGCGGGCACTTTCGGCAAAACACCGCTGCACCAGTCCCACCATAATGCTCACGGCCGTGGAAGCCCCCGGCGAAGCGCCCAGCAGGGCTGCAATGGAACCATCGGCGGCGGCTACCACCTCGGTGCCGAATTCCAGCACACCGCCTTCCTTCGCGTCCTTCTTGATAACCTGCACGCGCTGGCCAGCCGTTTCCAGCTGCCAGTCTTCGCCCCGCGCTTCGGGCAGGTATTCGCGCAGGGCCGCCAGCCGGTCTTCCGGCGACTGTCTGACTTGGTTGATCAGGTACTTGGTGAGGGGCATATTCTTGAGGCCCGCAATAATCATGGGCCGCATATTGCTGAGCTTCACCGACAGTGGCAAATCAAGGTAAGAGCCCTGCTTGAGAAACTTGGTGCTGAAGCCGGCGTACGGGCCAAAAAGCAATTCCTGTTTCCCATTGATGACGCGGGTATCCAAGTGTGGTACCGACATAGGAGGGGAGCCCACGGATGCCTTGCCGTACACTTTGGTATGGTGACGGGCAATGACTTCGGGGTTGATACACTTGAGCCATTGGCCGCTCACGGGGAAGCCACCGAACCCCTGACCTTCCGGAATTTCCGATTTGATGAGCAGCGGCAGTGAGCCGCCTCCGGCCCCAATGAACACAAACGGTGCCCGGATTTTTACTTTTTCGCTGGTGGTCAGGTCGCGGGCTTTTACACGCCAGCTCCCGTCTTCCCGGCGTTTGAGGCCTTCCACATCATGGTGGAAGTAAAACGAAACGCCAGGCTTTTCCTGCAACAGCGTGAACATGCCCCGGGTGAGGGAGCCGAAGTTAACATCGGTGCCCAAGTCCATGCGGGTGGCGGCTACGGGCTGCTGCGGTTCGCGGCCGTCCATGACCAGCGGCATCCAGCGGGCCATTTCGGCGCGGTCCTGGCTAAACTGCATGCCGGCAAACAGGGGGGACTGCACGAGGGCCGCGTGGCGCTTGCGCAGGAACTCCACGTTCTTATCGCCCCACACAAAGCTCAGGTGCGGAATGTGGTTGATGAAGCGTGTTACGCCCGTGACCTGGTACTTCTCCACTAGATAGGCCCAGAACTGCTTCGACTGTTCAAACTGCTCGGCAATTTTGATGGCCTTGCTGATGTCGATGCTGCCGTCGGGTTGTTCAGGCGTATAGTTCAGCTCACAAAAGGCTGAGTGGCCAGTGCCAGCGTTGTTCCAGGCATCGGAGCTTTCGGCAGCAGCCACGTCGAGCCGCTCAAAAACGGCTATGGTAAGGTCGGGTTGCAACTCCTTGAGCATCAGGCCCAGGGTTGCACTCATGATTCCAGCTCCAATCAGCACCACATCGGCGGTGAGAGGAGCAGTGCTGTCGGTCGTGCTCATGCGTAGTTCGGAATAGGACTTACGAAGTACGGCAGAAAGCGGAAAAGGTGGCCTGGGGTTTTAAAGAAATCTATGGCAGCGGCCCAGAAGCCGTGAAAACCAACCGATCTGGTTTCTAACTGCGGTGCTTCACCGGCCGGTTTCAGCAGTGTTCAGCCCTGCGGGTGCAGCGTGCGCCACTCGTGGTCCAGCATGCTCATCTCAATCAGGCTCCAGTATTCCCCTTCGTAGCGCAGAATATCACGCGAGCAGCCTTCCTGCTGCATGCCCGCCCGGGTGTAGGCCCGGATGGCCGCCTCGTTGAAATCGTACACGCCCAGATCAATGCGGTGCAGCTTGAGCTGCTCGAAACCGAAGCGCAGGGCTTCCGTCAGCATCCGGCGGGCCAAGCCCCGGCCGCGCTGTTCCGGTGCAATGAATACCCGGCTGATGCGGGCCGCACTGTTTTTCTGGCTGAGGCTGCCCAGGGAAATATGGCCGACAACGGTTTCGGTGGTCGTATCCACTGCTTTGAAAATGAACACATCAGACTCACCCAGCTGGTTGGTGTCCTGCAGATACCACTCCAGCTTATCGGGAGTGAGGGGGAAGTTGAACATCGGCCCCGACCAGTTCATGAGCAGGTGGGGCGAGTCGATCCAGGCAATAAGTTGGGAGAAGTCAGCAGGGGTGAAATAGTCCAGACGGATCATGCGGGCAACAACGGGCAAACCGGCCGGAAATCACGCAATAGGCAGATTTCGGGTGGCCTCAGAACTAGCGAAGATACGCACCGTTCAGCTGGTAAACAGCAGCAGGCACTACTTAATTGAAGGTGAGGATAGAGGGAGGTTGCCTGGCGGCCAGACAAGGAAGAACAGGGCTGGTTCGGAGAGAGCGAGGCAGTACGGACGGGCTGTAACGAGCGGATGCCCCTTGCCCTGTTCGCGGTAAGGAAGCGGAAGCGTCATGCGGGCAAAGTCAGGAACAGCACATCAACCAGCCGAAACCCTGGTTGATGTGCTGCTCTGAAGCCACTGGCAGAGCACTTACTGCCGCACGACTTTCAGTACCTGTTGCCGGTCGCCTTGGCGAATAGTGAGCAGGTATACACCCGACGGCCAACTGGCAGCATCAGGTAGAGCTAGCTGCTGACCGGCCTGAGCCCGCACTTGCTTGCGCAGGCGCACCCGCCCCAGTACGTCGTGCGCCGTAACCTCTATCGGGCCACTCCAGGGCAGCTGTAGCGTTAGCAAGGAAGTGTACGGATTCGGGTAGGCCTGCACCGGCGCGGCATCTGAGGCCGGCTGTGCGGTCTTCAGCACGTTACCACCAATCTGCAATAGCACACCAGTAGTGTAAGGCCCATTAGGTAAGATGATAGTACCGAAGGCAACGTTCTGTCCGCGGAAGTTGCCACTGGCGCGCACCGTGCCGCTAGCATCCACTGCAAGGTCTATGGGGTCGTTACGGTCCTGGCTGCTGGCGCTTAGGGCCCAGCGCCACTGGCCGCCGGAACTTAGTTTCGCCACGTACACATCCAGGGCGCGGTTACCCGCTGAAGGGCTGGTACCAACCAGCGTTGTGCTGCCAAACATAGCCGCCGCCGACTGGAGGTTTCCTAGTACATATACATCACCTCTGGAGTCCACCGCTAAGCGGCTACCGTAGTCAGTGCCTACGCAGGTAGGACTGACGGCCCATTGCCACTGGCCGTTGGCGTCTGCTTTGGCCACAAATGTGTCTGGCGTACCGAAGAAATTGGGTGGGTCGCCGCTGTAGCTTAGCGTGGTATTTCCAAACGTCATGGCGGAGGCAAATTGTCCTGTCAGATATACTGAGCCCGCCGCATCCACCACAATATCGTGCGTGAACTCATTAGAGGCACCACCGGCCGTATTGGCCCAAAGCCATTGTCCGTTGGCTGTCAGCTTGGCCATGAAGATGTCTCGCCCGCTCGTGGCAGTAAGCGTCGTGGGGCCGAAAGCCACGCTACGGAGATAATTGCCTGTTAGGTACGAGTTGCCGCTGGCGTCGGTAGCAATAGCCGTGCTGGATGCGCCAGGCCCCGCAATGGCCCACTGCCACTGCCCATTTGCTCCGAGCTTGGCCACGTACAATTCCTGAGCAGCACTTGGTGTAAGCGTGGTGGTGCCAAATGTGCTGCTATTTTGCAGGGTGCCGGTCAGATACACGTTGCCCTGTGCATCCAGACTGTGGTCCGTAGAAAAATTTCCGGCGGTGCCAATGGCCCACTGCCACTGACCATCGGCGCTAAGCTTGGCCACAAAGCTGCCAATACGACTACTACCGGTCGGGGTAGCCAGCGTAGTGCTGCCCAGCACCAAAGAAGCGCGGTAAACGCCACTGATCAGTACGTTGCCGGCAGCGTCTAAGCTGATGGTTTGCACGGTATTGTTACGGGAATCTAGGCCGGTGATAGGAACAGCCCATTGCCACTGGCCGCTGGTACTCCGCTTGGCTACATACCCGGCGGTGGTGGGACTGGTCAGCACTTGGTTACCCAACTGTATCCGGCCCTTGAAGTAGCCGAGTACGTACGCATTGCCCGCTGCGTCCCAGGTGCTTGAACCCAATACTTGGTCGCCGCCGCCCGCTTCCCGCACGGCCCACTGCCACTGCCCGCCGCTGATTTTGGCCACGAACAGGTCGGCGTAGGAACTGGAGTTGTTCTGCAATATTTGGGTAGAAGGTAGCTGGATGGTGCCCAGCGTAATATCGTCCTCAGCCTGGCCCGTAGTGTAGGCGTTACCGGCGGCATCAACAGCCACGCCTTCAACGATACCGGCTCTACTGGCAACCGCGCTGGCCCATAACCACTGGCCGCTGGCATCAAGCTTGGCTACAAACCCGTCGGTCGCCTGGGTACTCGTGTTGCTGAGCTGGCTGCTGCCAAAGGCGGCCGGCCGGCTCTTGAACCCACCGGTCACGTACACGCTGCCCGTACCATCAATGGCAATGCTCCGGCCTTGCTCTGTATCACTGCCCCCGGCCCGGGTGGCCCAGAGCCACTGGCCGCCTGTATTCAGCTTTGCTACGTAGATATCATGATGGCCGGCGCTGGTAAGTGTGGTGCTGCCCAGGGTGATAACGGAGGTGAAGGGAGCCATAATACACACATTGCCGGCTGCATCCGCCGCTATGGCATGGCCATAGTTGGCAAACTGGCTATCGTTGACGGTCATGCTGGCTACCTTCTCAACCCATTGCCACTGTCCGCTTGGGTTCAGCTTGGCCACAAACCCGCCGGTGGTGTTGCTAGACGTGTTGATGGTACCAAAAGTGATGCTGCCGGAGTGGGCGTAGCCGATAATGTAGGCATTGCCCGCCGCATCCGTTGCAATGCCGTTGGCATAGTCGTCGGCCGGGCCGCCGCCCTGCACGGCCCACAGCCACTGGCCACTCGGACTGAGCTTGGCCACGAAGGCATTGACGCCGCCGCTAGTGAAAAGCGCAATGCTGCCAAACGCCGCGCCCCCGAATGTGCCCGCTATCAGGACGTTGCCTGCCGCATCCAGGGCTAGGCCACTGCTATGGTCGGTTACTGGCCCCGCAGCACTGGTGGCCCACAGCCACTGGCCGCTGGCACTGAGCTTTGCCACGTAAGGGTCCGTGGCGCCACCGTTCGTGAGGGTACTGGAACCGAAAACGGCACTACTCCCGCTGAAATCACCCGTCAGGTACACGTTTCCGGTGGCATCCAGGGCCAGCCCGGTGTTGCTGTCGTCCGCGGCCGAACCGCCTGCGGCGGCCCACTGCCACTGGCCTGCACTATTGAGCTTGGCCACGAAGATATCGGTCTGGCCAGTGCTGGTAAGCGTGGTGTTACCCAGCGTGATAGTGCCCCTGAAAGTCCCCGAGACATACACGTTGCCCGCCGCATCTACGGCTGTGCGCGCCCCGCTGGCCACCCCGTTCACGGTTCTGACGTCCAGGGGGGCCACCTGGTTCCAGGACTGGGCTAGGGCTGAAAAGCTGCTCGTAACTAGGCCGCACAACAGCAGCCATAGCCGCAACACGCGGTACATGGTAGGTAGTGGATGGGTCATAGAGAGAAAGTTGGCTCCACTGCTGGGAATGTGGTTCTATGAGAATTGGTAGGAATATTTTG containing:
- a CDS encoding glycoside hydrolase family 43 protein gives rise to the protein MKRRLLLLTLPSLLLTQTALAQTTKPASAKPKTVTTTTWSGNPIFPGWYADPEAVVFGKTYWVYPTYSAPFDEQVFLDAFSSPDLVHWTKHPRIIDTARVTWARRAMWAPSVIRNGGKYFLFFGANDVHEGETGGIGVAVADRPQGPFKDYLGKPLIGNIHNGAQPIDQFVFQDTDGQYYMLYGGWSHCNIARLKPDFTGFLPFPDGSTFREITPQNYVEGPFMFRRDGKYYFMWSEGGWTGPDYSVAYAVADSPLGPWQRAGRILQQDPAVATGAGHHSVVQGPGKDTWYIVYHRRPLTETDQNHRITCIDRMYFDTQGRILPVKITKEGVAKQGF
- a CDS encoding NmrA family NAD(P)-binding protein, with protein sequence MLPTVPEQVLPSASTLTSTAAPIVLAGATGGLGLLIAHHLRRRGATVRALVRPESSRKAEAESLRLQGVEVVETNFNSVADLTRACTGAACVVSALSGLRDSIVDTQTRLLDAAVAAGAPRFIPSDFSADFTTLPEGSNRNFDLRREFQRRLEKAPIQATSILNGMFMDLLKGQAPVVLPGPRRVVYWGDADQPLDFTTMVDTANFTAAAALDPTTPRFLRVAGEVATIRGLQAAASAAAGHPFKLFRVGSLGVLQSMIKVTRTLMPANDEVFPPWQGMQYLHNMLSGQAKLPTLDNARYPDIRYTQVRELLAR
- a CDS encoding glycosyltransferase family 4 protein, producing the protein MTPQPRRLRIAFLTANDPHDRRSWSGLHYMLGQTLEKHVGDVEYLGPVSLRYLFALGNRLNKVIGWLTGGKRYHYSVSLLVSRIYGLIFGARLRGRRFDVIFAPAAYTELAYLRTNIPIVYCGDSTISQLIDYYAGLSNLLPVSKRELTYIEQRAIKKASLLLFSSRWAAQSAVQDFGAARRNVLVQPFGANMAQVLPRDTVLQPKRTSTCHLLFVGVEWGRKGGEIAFETLLELRQLGIDAHLTICGCVPPTGFEHENLTVVPFLDKNDPHQREQLDGLYLAADFFLLPTRAECAAIVFCEASAFGLPSFTTDTGGIAEFVEEGVNGYRLSLAARGREFAAAIKPVFEDPAQYARLCASSRQLFEQRLNWDAWGYSVKRVLESRFMPATASFAPRWSRTHQLAGNQNF
- a CDS encoding cold-shock protein, giving the protein MQTGTVKFFNETKGFGFINNAETGEDIFVHVTGLIDEIRDNDKVEFEVEQGRKGLNAVKVRRA
- the ctlX gene encoding citrulline utilization hydrolase CtlX, coding for MHPTSPTQLHMQATTSVFMVRPTRFTFNAETAHSNHFQGFVAGLDDSAIQARAFEEFDAMVARLRAHGVQVLVFEDTAEPHTPDAVFPNNWGTFHPDGRALLYPMCALNRRAERRPDILEALGQQFTLREIVDLSGHEQQGRFLEGTGSIIFDHLHHVAYACLSARTEQALFAEVCIRLGYRPVAFHAYDALRQEIYHTNVMMCVGTEFAVICLESITDAAERTAVVASLTGTGHEIIAISLEQVACFAGNMLELRSAAGTPLLAMSQSAHNALTPAQRHALSQYAELLPLAIPTIETIGGGSARCMLAEVFLPAAEKAGI
- a CDS encoding malate:quinone oxidoreductase, yielding MSTTDSTAPLTADVVLIGAGIMSATLGLMLKELQPDLTIAVFERLDVAAAESSDAWNNAGTGHSAFCELNYTPEQPDGSIDISKAIKIAEQFEQSKQFWAYLVEKYQVTGVTRFINHIPHLSFVWGDKNVEFLRKRHAALVQSPLFAGMQFSQDRAEMARWMPLVMDGREPQQPVAATRMDLGTDVNFGSLTRGMFTLLQEKPGVSFYFHHDVEGLKRREDGSWRVKARDLTTSEKVKIRAPFVFIGAGGGSLPLLIKSEIPEGQGFGGFPVSGQWLKCINPEVIARHHTKVYGKASVGSPPMSVPHLDTRVINGKQELLFGPYAGFSTKFLKQGSYLDLPLSVKLSNMRPMIIAGLKNMPLTKYLINQVRQSPEDRLAALREYLPEARGEDWQLETAGQRVQVIKKDAKEGGVLEFGTEVVAAADGSIAALLGASPGASTAVSIMVGLVQRCFAESARTPAWQAKMREMIPSFGKNLNDEPQLVAQLRAHTSAVLGLNENTPAQQ
- a CDS encoding GNAT family N-acetyltransferase, which codes for MPVVARMIRLDYFTPADFSQLIAWIDSPHLLMNWSGPMFNFPLTPDKLEWYLQDTNQLGESDVFIFKAVDTTTETVVGHISLGSLSQKNSAARISRVFIAPEQRGRGLARRMLTEALRFGFEQLKLHRIDLGVYDFNEAAIRAYTRAGMQQEGCSRDILRYEGEYWSLIEMSMLDHEWRTLHPQG
- a CDS encoding SBBP repeat-containing protein, with protein sequence MTHPLPTMYRVLRLWLLLCGLVTSSFSALAQSWNQVAPLDVRTVNGVASGARTAVDAAGNVYVSGTFRGTITLGNTTLTSTGQTDIFVAKLNSAGQWQWAAAGGSAADDSNTGLALDATGNVYLTGDFSGSSAVFGSSTLTNGGATDPYVAKLSASGQWLWATSAAGPVTDHSSGLALDAAGNVLIAGTFGGAAFGSIALFTSGGVNAFVAKLSPSGQWLWAVQGGGPADDYANGIATDAAGNAYIIGYAHSGSITFGTINTSSNTTGGFVAKLNPSGQWQWVEKVASMTVNDSQFANYGHAIAADAAGNVCIMAPFTSVITLGSTTLTSAGHHDIYVAKLNTGGQWLWATRAGGSDTEQGRSIAIDGTGSVYVTGGFKSRPAAFGSSQLSNTSTQATDGFVAKLDASGQWLWASAVASRAGIVEGVAVDAAGNAYTTGQAEDDITLGTIQLPSTQILQNNSSSYADLFVAKISGGQWQWAVREAGGGDQVLGSSTWDAAGNAYVLGYFKGRIQLGNQVLTSPTTAGYVAKRSTSGQWQWAVPITGLDSRNNTVQTISLDAAGNVLISGVYRASLVLGSTTLATPTGSSRIGSFVAKLSADGQWQWAIGTAGNFSTDHSLDAQGNVYLTGTLQNSSTFGTTTLTPSAAQELYVAKLGANGQWQWAIAGPGASSTAIATDASGNSYLTGNYLRSVAFGPTTLTATSGRDIFMAKLTANGQWLWANTAGGASNEFTHDIVVDAAGSVYLTGQFASAMTFGNTTLSYSGDPPNFFGTPDTFVAKADANGQWQWAVSPTCVGTDYGSRLAVDSRGDVYVLGNLQSAAAMFGSTTLVGTSPSAGNRALDVYVAKLSSGGQWRWALSASSQDRNDPIDLAVDASGTVRASGNFRGQNVAFGTIILPNGPYTTGVLLQIGGNVLKTAQPASDAAPVQAYPNPYTSLLTLQLPWSGPIEVTAHDVLGRVRLRKQVRAQAGQQLALPDAASWPSGVYLLTIRQGDRQQVLKVVRQ